A single region of the Hylaeus volcanicus isolate JK05 chromosome 5, UHH_iyHylVolc1.0_haploid, whole genome shotgun sequence genome encodes:
- the LOC128876420 gene encoding zinc finger protein 98-like isoform X3: MHTNVKPFECTVCKKRFLRPSSLRAHMIVHTADLPYKCDVCSAKFKRSSVLKTHKLTHTGVRRFECDICKRRFHLKGALKHHILSHYGVRPYKCEDCGKCYRRSWGLKVHRYRHTGVKRFECDLCKSRFTVKTKLAKHIYGHIGEKPYKCDFCGRQYGERYQLRSHKCAATVRNQSRATIERGFSDSVTQIVFFRPKSSNDRSDTSAKIC; encoded by the exons ATGCACACGAACGTGAAACCGTTCGAGTGCACCGTCTGCAAGAAAAGGTTCCTGAGGCCGAGCAGCCTGAGGGCTCACATGATCGTTCACACCGCGGACCTGCCCTACAAGTGTGACGTGTGCTCCGCCAAGTTCAAGCGCTCCTCCGTGCTCAAGACCCACAAGCTGACGCACACTGGCGTCAGGAGGTTCGAGTGTGATATATGCAAGCGTCGTTTTCACCTGAAAGGCGCTCTGAAGCATCACATACTCTCGCACTATG GAGTAAGGCCCTACAAGTGCGAGGATTGCGGCAAGTGTTACAGGAGGTCTTGGGGCCTGAAGGTCCACAGATACCGTCACACAGGTGTGAAACGGTTCGAGTGCGACCTCTGCAAGTCACGATTCACCGTGAAAACGAAGCTAGCGAAGCACATTTACGGCCACATAGGTGAAAAACCTTACAAATGCGATTTCTGTGGACGCCAGTATGGCGAACGCTATCAACTTAGGTCACACAAATGCGCGGCTACCGTTCGAAACCAATCCAGAGCGACGATCGAGCGTGGATTTTCAGACTCTGTCACTCAGATCGTATTTTTTCGACCCAAGTCCTCGAACGATCGAAGCGATACGAGTGCTAAGATCTGTTGA